One stretch of Actinacidiphila sp. DG2A-62 DNA includes these proteins:
- a CDS encoding response regulator transcription factor has protein sequence MAIRVLLVDDQPLLRTGFRMILEAEPDLAVVGEAGDGQQALDQVRALQPDVVLMDIRMPRMDGVEATRQITGPDRAGPAKVLVLTTFDLDEYVVEALRAGASGFLLKDAPAAELVQAIRVVAAGEAMLAPSITRRLLDKYAGRLPSGEEAVPQPLHSLTEREVEVLKLVARGLSNAEIAAELFVSETTVKTHVGHVLTKLALRDRVQAAVYAYESGLVRPGAG, from the coding sequence GTGGCTATTCGCGTCCTGCTCGTGGACGACCAGCCGCTGCTGCGCACCGGCTTCCGGATGATCCTGGAGGCCGAGCCCGACCTCGCCGTGGTCGGTGAGGCCGGGGACGGCCAGCAGGCGCTGGACCAGGTCCGGGCGCTCCAGCCCGACGTGGTGCTGATGGACATCCGGATGCCGCGGATGGACGGCGTCGAGGCCACCCGGCAGATCACCGGCCCCGACCGGGCCGGCCCGGCGAAGGTGCTGGTGCTGACCACCTTCGACCTGGACGAGTACGTGGTGGAGGCGCTGCGCGCGGGCGCCAGCGGCTTCCTGCTGAAGGACGCGCCGGCCGCGGAGCTGGTGCAGGCGATCCGGGTGGTGGCCGCCGGCGAGGCGATGCTCGCGCCGAGCATCACCCGGCGGCTGCTGGACAAGTACGCGGGCCGGCTGCCGTCCGGCGAGGAGGCGGTGCCGCAGCCGCTGCACTCGCTGACCGAGCGCGAGGTCGAGGTGCTCAAGCTGGTCGCCCGCGGCCTGTCCAACGCGGAGATCGCCGCGGAGCTGTTCGTCAGCGAGACCACCGTGAAGACCCACGTCGGCCACGTGCTGACGAAGCTGGCGCTGCGCGACCGGGTGCAGGCCGCGGTGTACGCCTACGAGAGCGGGCTGGTGCGCCCCGGCGCGGGCTGA
- a CDS encoding RecB family exonuclease: MEIPAQSPSPDAAPARPAPPRPPSSLSPSRAADFMRCPLLYRLRVIDRLPEKPSAAATRGTVVHAVLERLFDAPAADRTADLARSMVAGEWERLLAARPELRGLFTAAEGAADPAALEEWLRSAERLVDRWFTLEDPTRLEPAERELFVETVLESGLTLRGYVDRLDVAPASGDLRVVDYKTGKAPRPEYADEPLFQMKFYALVLWRLRGVVPRRLQLVYLGSGDVMTYDPSEADLRAVERKLLALWEAITEATRSGDWRPRRSPLCGWCDHQAVCPEFGGTPPPYPLVEISGAPPAVGENGPV, from the coding sequence ATGGAGATCCCCGCCCAGAGTCCGTCGCCGGACGCCGCGCCCGCGCGGCCCGCGCCGCCGCGGCCGCCGTCGTCGCTGTCGCCGTCGCGCGCCGCGGACTTCATGCGGTGCCCGCTGCTGTACCGGCTGCGGGTGATCGACCGGCTGCCGGAGAAGCCGAGCGCCGCGGCGACCCGCGGCACGGTGGTGCACGCCGTGCTGGAGCGGCTGTTCGACGCGCCGGCCGCCGACCGCACCGCGGACCTGGCCCGTTCGATGGTGGCCGGCGAGTGGGAGCGGCTGCTGGCCGCCCGCCCGGAGCTGCGCGGGCTGTTCACCGCGGCCGAGGGCGCGGCCGACCCGGCGGCGCTGGAGGAGTGGCTGCGCAGCGCCGAGCGGCTGGTGGACCGCTGGTTCACGCTGGAGGACCCCACCCGGCTGGAGCCGGCCGAACGCGAACTGTTCGTGGAGACCGTGCTGGAGTCGGGGCTGACGCTGCGCGGGTACGTCGACCGGCTGGACGTCGCGCCGGCCAGCGGCGACCTGCGGGTGGTGGACTACAAGACCGGCAAGGCCCCGCGCCCGGAGTACGCCGACGAACCGCTGTTCCAGATGAAGTTCTACGCGCTGGTGCTGTGGCGGCTGCGCGGGGTGGTCCCGCGCCGGCTCCAGCTGGTCTACCTGGGCAGCGGGGACGTGATGACCTACGACCCGTCCGAGGCGGATCTGCGGGCCGTCGAGCGCAAGCTGCTGGCGCTGTGGGAGGCGATCACCGAGGCGACCCGCAGCGGCGACTGGCGGCCGCGCCGCTCGCCGCTGTGCGGCTGGTGCGACCATCAGGCGGTCTGCCCCGAATTCGGCGGGACTCCCCCGCCCTACCCCCTGGTGGAAATCTCCGGGGCGCCGCCGGCCGTCGGCGAGAATGGTCCGGTCTAG
- a CDS encoding tRNA (adenine-N1)-methyltransferase, whose translation MSEPTGAARRRGPFRVGDQVQLTDPKGRHYTFTLEAGKQFHTHKGAFPHDELIGAPEGSVVRTTGNVAYLALRPLLPDYVLSMPRGAAVVYPKDAGQILAMADIFPGARVVEAGVGSGSLSSFLLRAIGDQGMLHSYERRADFAEIATQNVERYFGGPHPAWQLTVGDLQDNLSDTEVDRVILDMLAPWECLEAVAKALVPGGILCAYVATTTQLARTVEAIREHGNFNEPAAWETMVRTWHVEGLAVRPDHRMIGHTGFLLTARRLADGVEPPLRRRRPAPGAYGEDYTGPGSGSGGGSRSGAAEA comes from the coding sequence ATGTCCGAACCGACCGGTGCCGCCCGCCGTCGCGGGCCCTTCAGAGTCGGGGACCAGGTCCAGCTCACCGACCCCAAGGGACGCCACTACACCTTCACGCTCGAAGCAGGGAAGCAGTTCCACACCCACAAGGGCGCCTTCCCGCACGACGAGCTGATCGGCGCCCCCGAGGGCAGTGTCGTCAGAACCACGGGAAACGTCGCCTACCTCGCGCTGCGCCCGCTGCTCCCCGACTACGTCCTGTCCATGCCCCGCGGCGCCGCCGTGGTCTACCCCAAGGACGCCGGGCAGATCCTGGCGATGGCCGACATCTTCCCCGGCGCCCGCGTCGTGGAGGCCGGCGTCGGCTCGGGGTCGCTCAGCAGCTTCCTGCTGCGGGCGATCGGCGACCAGGGCATGCTGCACAGCTACGAGCGCCGGGCGGACTTCGCGGAGATCGCCACCCAGAACGTCGAGCGCTACTTCGGCGGGCCGCACCCGGCCTGGCAGCTCACCGTCGGCGACCTCCAGGACAACCTGTCCGACACCGAGGTCGACCGCGTCATCCTGGACATGCTCGCCCCCTGGGAGTGCCTGGAGGCGGTCGCCAAGGCGCTGGTGCCCGGCGGCATCCTGTGCGCCTACGTCGCCACCACCACCCAGCTCGCCCGCACCGTCGAGGCGATCCGCGAGCACGGCAACTTCAACGAGCCGGCCGCCTGGGAGACCATGGTGCGCACCTGGCACGTCGAGGGCCTCGCGGTCCGGCCCGACCACCGGATGATCGGCCACACCGGCTTCCTGCTCACCGCCCGGCGGCTGGCCGACGGCGTCGAGCCGCCGCTGCGCCGCCGCCGTCCCGCCCCGGGCGCCTACGGCGAGGACTACACCGGTCCGGGCAGCGGCAGCGGCGGGGGCAGCAGGAGCGGCGCCGCCGAGGCGTGA
- a CDS encoding site-2 protease family protein, with protein sequence MIGTRVCFERGEPVSESGKPPSDNTRDPGQEGDGDSGKQPREPGGGILMGRFFGVPIYVAPSWFLVAALITWVFGGQLDTVLPELGRARYLVSLFFAVAFYASVLVHELAHTVAALRFKLPVRRIQLQFFGGVSEIEKDSDTPGREFVLAFVGPLLSLVLAGAFFGGMRLVDRDTVPGVLLAGLMVSNLIVAIFNFLPGLPLDGGRMLRAVVWKVSGSAMTGTVAAAWVGRALALAVLIGLPTLSYRGGLDGGDNVSSADSLTDALLAAILAAIIWTGAGNSLRMARLRERLPGLRARTLTRRAVPVNSDTPLSEALRRANEAGARALVVVDGRGAPTALVRESAIVGVPEHRRPWVAVSGLAQDLTPGMRVSAELAGEDLLDALRAEPSTEYLVVEDTGEIYGVLSTADVERAFLAAMSRDTAP encoded by the coding sequence ATGATCGGTACGAGGGTCTGTTTCGAACGAGGGGAACCAGTGAGCGAGAGCGGGAAGCCGCCGTCGGACAACACCCGCGATCCGGGGCAGGAGGGCGACGGCGACTCCGGCAAACAGCCGCGGGAGCCGGGCGGCGGCATCCTGATGGGCCGGTTCTTCGGCGTCCCCATCTACGTCGCGCCCAGCTGGTTCCTGGTCGCCGCGCTGATCACCTGGGTCTTCGGCGGCCAGCTCGACACCGTGCTGCCCGAGCTCGGCCGGGCCCGCTACCTGGTCTCGCTGTTCTTCGCGGTCGCCTTCTACGCCTCGGTGCTAGTGCACGAGCTGGCCCACACAGTGGCCGCGCTGCGCTTCAAGCTGCCGGTGCGCCGCATCCAGCTGCAGTTCTTCGGCGGCGTCTCGGAGATCGAGAAGGACTCCGACACCCCCGGCCGGGAGTTCGTGCTCGCCTTCGTCGGACCGCTGCTCTCCCTGGTGCTGGCCGGCGCCTTCTTCGGCGGCATGCGCCTGGTCGACCGCGACACCGTGCCCGGGGTGCTGCTGGCCGGGCTGATGGTCAGCAACTTGATCGTTGCGATCTTCAACTTCCTGCCCGGGCTGCCGCTGGACGGCGGCCGGATGCTGCGCGCGGTGGTGTGGAAGGTCAGCGGCAGCGCCATGACCGGCACCGTCGCCGCCGCCTGGGTCGGCCGGGCGCTGGCCCTCGCCGTGCTGATCGGACTGCCCACGCTGTCCTACCGCGGCGGGCTGGACGGCGGCGACAACGTCTCCAGCGCCGACTCCCTCACCGACGCGCTGCTGGCCGCGATCCTCGCCGCGATCATCTGGACCGGCGCGGGCAACAGCCTGCGGATGGCCCGGCTGCGCGAGCGGCTGCCCGGCCTGCGCGCCCGCACCCTGACCCGGCGGGCCGTCCCGGTGAACTCCGACACCCCGCTGTCCGAGGCGCTGCGCCGGGCCAACGAGGCCGGCGCCCGCGCCCTGGTCGTCGTCGACGGCCGCGGTGCCCCCACCGCGCTGGTCCGCGAGTCCGCGATCGTCGGCGTCCCCGAGCACCGCCGCCCCTGGGTCGCGGTCAGCGGCCTCGCCCAGGACCTCACCCCCGGCATGCGCGTCTCCGCGGAGCTGGCCGGCGAGGACCTCCTCGACGCCCTGCGCGCCGAGCCCTCCACCGAGTACCTGGTGGTGGAGGACACCGGCGAGATCTACGGCGTGCTGTCCACCGCCGACGTCGAACGCGCCTTCCTCGCCGCCATGTCCAGGGACACCGCGCCGTAA